aaacataatattttagaataatatgttattattagtaaaatattaataatataattaaaataatagttacaataaattaataaaacaaaatttaatgtTACGTCAATTATAATACATGATTTATTTACTTCATAAACacaaacattattttatagacTATATAGtgtacaaaaaaacaaaattaattacatACTACTTAATTTACGGTAAAATATACATCTTAAAGTAAAGTAAttactcattttttattatcctacaacaatttttgaaaattattatttttagttaaGTTTAagctaaataattttttgcaaatataatattcttaaatctttaaaataatttttttttctttaaataaacatatatatttaaaagtaatttaataataaaaagaaatatataataacagaataaatttttttttaaaggtgtgttaatcttttttattaacatttatcCATATATTATACCAAATTTTTGATATCTAACTACATTTCTGcagaaaatacaaaaacataagctattttatattctaaaaaaaaaatatataaatattcgtACCCATAATAACTAAACAACCatgaatattaatatttgggtgatatttaaatttacataataactcttttaaaaaaaatcaaagttATATCGTGCAAAAAGTTTATACACAAAATtcacaaaaaattatgtatattaaccTTGTacagttaatatttttacttaaaacatatcttaatattttaattaaaatatattgctGTTATAGaataactaaaaatataattatatatttattaataaaaataaacgtaTAACTTTGATCTTCTTTTACTTACcgaaaaattagtaaaaaaaaatgtattaaaatgaaacaataaaattcctatttattgataaaaaaatccttatctttttgtttatatttaatagcCGATGTTTCCTGatgtaaataaatgtatagaaaaaaatgcaaagcatcacacatatataagtaattatctatatacaattattataagaaaaaaatttatatacctaaaaatttatttacatattgtTTAATgctttattaaattttattatatccattttatatacttttataaagTACTTATTGTTTAAGAAATAACAGAATGCGTAAATATCTTGTGAAACCCACTaataatagataaatattcgttcaaaaaaaatttctcttAATActatcaaaaataaaaaatatataataaattttaatttataaatttcttttaatatggATATCTCGGTTATACTTATGAAACAGTTTTATATCTAAGCATTACGTGAGTTATATAATGATACATCTATTTTGAAAactacatttatttataatatttcatgaATACTAAAATTGATAATGTgatgttaaaaattaatacattaaagtaatataatattagttTATATTGGTAATtctatcataaaaaaatattaaatgtaaaaatatccttatatgaaataaacattgaaacatataattccaataataaattattttcaaagaataattgttattatttctataaaatatacataataacaaaaaacatATCAAATAGTTTTAGTTTTATCATACggaaaacaataatatacgtttaaattaaaacgattatataattaatatttttaatatgttctTTAAATAATCACTCATAACCATAAAAAgactaaaaaattttaagtctcttaaaaaacaatattgCCTCATTCATTTAGGGGATTTGTATTAATTTGCAATTTTGTATATCAAGTTAAATGatctcatatattttattataaaattctacgtaaaaacttatattcatataattttctcaTATATAACTCATACTTTTATTGAGAATAATTAGCTGtatgtaattaatattacaatgaaacaaaaaatacatatatataagtataacatatgagaataataaattatctcATAAGAATAcactatattattaaaataattatagaaCCATACAAACCGAAATAAATATCTAATACatacttttttacttttgtgtgtcaatatatatgtttatattatccatgaagtataataaaatttatattcatgCAAGAAGgaacttttttaataacattaaatCATTAAACAAAAAGTAGAAATTGATCagttatatgaaaaatttgtCTTCTTTAACAGATATGTTCATTACatttatactttatattcatttccTAGAATATAAACTacatatttgaatatttacaCTAGGATATAAATAACCGtaaaaatacttataataGGCGACTATAATCCAACTATGACTTCATTATTACACAcgaataacaataatatatcttcAACAACAAGCATAAGATTGTTATaggattaaataatatttccaatttaatttaataatgtaaataatagaaatgctattaaaaaaagttttacagCTAAACCAAATATCAAAGCTTTACTAATAGTAATGAACATTTTAAGCCTTTTTTCTCCCTAGAGTTCGCATATCTcctttattcatatatatgactAAATACccaacaaaatatttttcaaagaaATTATCTATCCCTGCAAATGGTTTACATATAATTCATGTGAATTTATAAACTAAAAATTTGGACGCAACGTtcgtattatttttactaatagATTCTAATTTTctaacaaattataatacatttatatctttCTCATTTCTGAATCATAATACCATTTACAAATAACGTAACTTTTAATACTACATTTTTTGTCTACTTCTCACCCTctgaaaacaaaatattcgtttatgaaaataatgttCTACTGGAAAGTGTCACATTATCTAAAGATTTATCAAAGCCCATTACAATCAAAATTAAGTATATCAATCATTCACGAAATTATATACTTACTCATTAAGGtactattaataataacataatatgAAGTAGCAAATAATATTAAGCAAATTTTCTAGGATGATATTATTACAActcattatattaattagaacgttacaaattatatagaagAAATATAGGAGTTTtcactaaaataaaaaatttcactTTCCTATTCACATAAAAATCATTCGTTCTTATAATATCCTTGAGCGTGTAAAcaatttaacatattttaacgagttactaataaaatgatattgTCATTTGgtttatgaatatttttttttttttttaaaaagacattaaaaataagtaaaatacaaatataaagcttaaaaaagaaaatatagtattaaaaatattctaatgAATATTTGcaatatgttatttattattaaagtaACACTTTTTACAGTGAATGTTTGAAcagtaaatattataaaaaaatgtttgaaatatatatatatatttccccATAGaactattaaaaatttttgttatttataacatttagaaatataataaaattgatCTTTTAATGTTTAatgatttaattttgtatttaatataaaaaatatatatatacattgaaTACACATACtgacatatatattacaaatataactATTAATTTTCTTCTCATTaacctaaaaaaaaaaatagttctGTACGCTTACTATAATTGttaaacattatttattaattaaaaaaattaaacttatatgaaatttaatACTAATTATAGAAtgttaaacaaaaataaaaataaggtaaaatttttctttgtttcaAAAAATACAAGCTACacgttaaatatatttcgaaTATTTAGAACATTTATGCaatgttatattaaattttgtattcTTGAAGTGAAAACACctataaaatttgtatatttaaaaagggaAACCCAAATGTGCggttacataattttatatctaataaaaatattcgtggaagtttaaattaattattcatattcatccaaataaaagtatcatatataaaaaatttacattaattCTCGTAATATTTAACTTGTTtctaagtaaatatatatatcataaataattagtattattaaatgcatatatatatatatatatatatatatatatatattatataaaaacagatacattaaaaaaacattatataatagatattggaaaaaatatatcgtagttttattaaaatttaagaatatatattaattttcatatttcatatcaaaataattaagtatatattagtgatttcatatatactacatatttcaataatattattccaGTACTTAGTATCATTAAGaatacaataaatttttttaaactctGAAATGAATACTCTTTTggagaaaataattatgctTAATAATGGTGctaactattttttttgatgataaattatattttagtgTATCTAGAAATGTTAGATTAATATTACATTACATATACTAGAAAAAGTTAAAACGTTATacagtaatttttttgtaatagaGAATTAAGACTAATAATTTCAAATGTGAGGAgacaattaatatatttaaattacgtaaatgtatttcattataaatatttaaattaagtTTCTATCTTTTCTATTTCCATCTATATAGcacaatatatacaatactcatttttcaaaatatatattctgtattcttttatgtaatttGATGTAGGACTTATCTCTTTGGTAATAagtttattcttatttatatctattaatctgtgttttaattattattattttgtttggAGTTATTTCtcatatcttttaatttaattagtCTTGATATTTTCTggaaatttgtattttctctaatattttttaagtgatgtttatatattttttttctttcctttacATTATCTTCTTATTCATCATTTGATAacgtcttttttttcaaaattatattttttcttaaaaatttattatgcattgtactaataatataatatatttgtaatgcAAACaagtatctttttttttcctgtgaTTTATAGTTTTATTAAACAGGAACTAAAAATAAGActtaataacatattttactattttgaaAAGAGATTTACCACTTAAGAAGAAAATTGTgtttacaaaaatgaaataaaagacaacaaaaaatattaaaaaaaaataattttattaaaattaaaaaaatatatatttgaaaattcttctttttaattcttttttaactttttattttttttcttgataCAAACAATGATTTATAGAAATACAAGaatataactatatttaCTGCTACTCTATATAACTATTTTATAACGCTATGATTATACTGTAGATAAAATAACTAATgtatcaaaataatataacaaatcaaaatattttgcttatttctaatttaaaatttacaagAGTTGctcaaatttttatatagaatatataatttctaaattaaatttaattttttaagagacatgtattttttattttatacattttaaatatcatATGACCAGAATTACTGTTTTCATTTTAGATGCTGACATTTGAAatagataatattttataccaattttatatttacatttttattttattttattatgcttTTTGTactaatgaataaaaaatacatatatgttcataaaaatctgtaattctaattttttaatacaaaatttattattatataattaacaaGTCTATACAACttataaaatgaagtaaaatacaaatagaataattaaaagatTTAACCTAAAccttattatctttttttccttttatttagttctatttttttataagtgtTTActtgataaattttttctttaaaaataaataaacgtttatttgttatcaataataacaaatatttggtttttattctatttattgttttatatgtaagtgtatataaaattacgtacacaaaataaaaggggaaaatccctttttctttattttttttttcatttacatgTTTGCAGcatcatataataaataacgaATAACACACAGtctattttttcattcctttttatatttaactcTTTTTGTCTCTATGTTTGCAAAAATggtcttttaaatataaaacttgtgtaaattattaatataattttttattatctgtAATAAGCATAAATGTAcatcgaaaaaaaaataataacaaataaataaataaaatatttcatataaattcatGGTAGAATTTAGTTATTctaaatatcttttttttttttttcctaatttttatcttataaaataaaaattcattcTTTGAAATCTTCGTtgaaacatatttaaaatatatttcatttttataaattttgttttctaACGGCctaaaaattgataaaataaacataaaatttttaataaataacaataattttattaaataaaaaaaaaaaaaaaaaaaagagaaataatttattattcttttctaggcattttgaaataaatcTTATAGCATGTTacaacatattatatatgatatataataaataaaagtaaaacagcagcacatatacaaaaatgaaaaatattacgaTATTACTTTtcacaattattttattataaatgagTAGTAAAACGCTTATTGTGAATAgattttctaataaaatatatgatacacaaattataataataaattttatttgatatatgaatctatattattatcattctGCAGATACaaaatgattttattattaaattttattaaaccctttagaaaattattaaatatttttttctttcatcgTTAACTTATGATAATAATCAATTTATAGTATGATAATATctgtttttttgtatatatttatatatacaatacaaaattatatattatacatagtcaaatgtaaaatgaacttaaaatgttaataattatatgtaatggAAGGGAGAGAATTAAAGGattattttatagttatgcaatgtaatttattcagagaacaataaatttataattaaaactaatttttaaaaaagttatatttttactttaacaaaaaaatacatattctcagatataatatttacattttagtTATATTCCTCCTTcatttactaaaattttaatttcagCAATAATCACGAAGTTTTGTTTCTTGacgaacatatatattattataatatacagTAAAAATTAATCCAAATAATTTGAATGGTGTTATTTTAACCTTAAAaccataaaataattaataagagCGAAAAAACTAAACTTTCAAAAGGAATagtatctatatatttataatatattaaaaaataaaagttgaTACCTAAATAGATATTCCAATATAATgtacaatttatataaatatgtattaaaattaacttaattttctgcaaaatatatatacacaactACATAATCccaatataaataataaataattggaAAACTATTTTtctgtataaattttttttaattacaataaagtaatatatttttccaaattattatattaataattaaagacttttattttatattatatagaatGTACTTTATTCCTAtaatattaagtaaaaattaattgagTCTTTTTTCTAaggaatttctttttaaattttatgcaTGACAATAGgaatatactatatataaatgtgctATGGAGCATTTCTTCTATTTGTATACGTATTAACATGATATcgatataatttattttatttaattcatatattcttttatacaATGGAATCTGGAGTTATAGTAGAAAacgtaaaatttatatttatattatattaattatatataatattgtattCAAGATCTCTTTGTTATagaaatagataaatatatatttcatctAAGCGGGATTTTGCTTATTTAAaagttattaatttttattatttttaggaTAATTCCGTGGAATTATTTCTTAGATACAAAGAGGATTTTGATAATGCTATTAAAGATTTTTATGATCAAACTACTGAACTAAATCCTGGCAGAAAATGTGCTACAGTGTTTGGGAATGTTCCTAACTTTACAACAGCTTGTCAAGAAATTGGCGtgtttttaatgaaaatacagAATAAATCTTATTCTGAAAGAATAAGATGTTGTAAATACTTAAATTACAAGATAAATagtgaagaaaaatataagttatCTAGTTGGTttgatgaatataataaattttcttccGAACTTGGTCATATATGTGAGCAAAAATTAGAAGTAATTAAACctgatattttaaataatcttAAAAAACTATATAGTTATTATGATGCTTTTCACAAATATGATGGCACAAATGGCATATCTAATGGCGATTACTGTAATAAAATTCAAGAATGTTACAACTTTTATATTGAACATTATGACAAAtgtcaaaaaaataaggaagaTGCCTTTTGTGAGGAGTTATCCAATTTCAAGAAAgcatatgataataaaatgcTCAAGGTAGCACCTTGTTCTGGTTTACCATATATTTTACCACCTACACAAGtagattatatatttgttgcTAGTTTAACAACATCTGTAGCATTACTAACATTAttcactttattttttttatataaggttAATAAAAACTATACGTAATAGTAAGGATATAATACTTAGatgattatatttattttcaaaaattactagaataaaataattatatttttaagtatacgtatttttttttttttcatatagttTACTCCACTGAAATCTTGGTTACATAGTggtttaaaaagaaaaacaataattGAACTTGAAGAAGAAACAACAAATTTCTTACAAAACATACAAGAAGAAGTTAGTAGAATTCATGGAGAaagttttcataatataagtTATCAGCCTAAAGgagatatataatacaaaaattgcAGTTTATATTAATTGCATTAAAAAATCTAATACACAGCGATATgaattttgaatatatgtgaaaatttattaataaataaaattaatttaaatataaagaaataaataaaagttcataaaaattacaataatattaatataaaagtttTTCAAAGAAAAGATTAACAAATAATCAGAACAAATTTAAGAAATAGTAGCgctaaaatacatttatacttaAGTTTTTATCCAGTatacaaaacaaataattttaaaaattaaatatatcacaAAAGATTATTCAATAAGTATTAAATTTCTTATACAGTAAtactaaataatatttattatgtaaatattgaaaaagaataataaagtaaaacaaaaagaagcATTAAAAACTATACCACTACTATTGCTAtacaagttaaaaaaaaaaaaaaaaatttgaaataaaaggattacccaaaaaataaaaaatttatacattttctttataagaatttgcatataatatttttgcaattattttttcttttaaaattatgtagaATTGAAAATTAAACCTAATATAGAACATTTCATCATTGTTCCTGCATGTTGCAgctattatatgtaaaatattaaaaaggatataCATGCATGAtgataagagaaaaaaataatattgttgatgtattttaaatataaatatttttatttattagttaataattcatatatataccttttttaagcacaatacttaattttttattttgttatttaatacccttttatatgtataatatttaagaGGGGTAAACAAATGGACATAGGATAAAtaaagaacatatatataattacattataattataatttttttattaaaatgaattatagtaaatataaatagcgTTTTGTtgtctatattttatttctatttattttatactaaaGCAAATATTCTATAAATATTCCCATAAATGATGTAGTAATATGATAACACATATAGAatcagaaaaattaaaagataattaTCCTTTTCTTGAGTATTCAAAGATAATTCCACTTATATAGCCTCCTCGAaactaattatatatataactgtacATTTGATCTGTTAGTTATGGAAGCTCCCATTTttaatcatataaaaattt
The Plasmodium malariae genome assembly, contig: PmUG01_00_24, whole genome shotgun sequence DNA segment above includes these coding regions:
- the PmUG01_00045500 gene encoding PIR protein; protein product: MESGVIVENDNSVELFLRYKEDFDNAIKDFYDQTTELNPGRKCATVFGNVPNFTTACQEIGVFLMKIQNKSYSERIRCCKYLNYKINSEEKYKLSSWFDEYNKFSSELGHICEQKLEVIKPDILNNLKKLYSYYDAFHKYDGTNGISNGDYCNKIQECYNFYIEHYDKCQKNKEDAFCEELSNFKKAYDNKMLKVAPCSGLPYILPPTQVDYIFVASLTTSVALLTLFTLFFLYKFTPLKSWLHSGLKRKTIIELEEETTNFLQNIQEEVSRIHGESFHNISYQPKGDI